The genomic window CGAGTTCCAGGTCTTCCTTCCCCACCGTCTCCACCACCACGTTGCTCCGTAGACTTTTCTCCCGAGTCATCTGCTGGTCCAGCATGGGGAAAAGGAGCCGACAGAGGCAGAAAAACCAGAATGCTGGCAGAGACGACAGAGACAACGCTGTAAGAGAGTCTCAACTCCCGCTGTAGCCAGTCCCCGCTAACGTTCGCTGCTCGGTCAGCCCGGTCTTTAACGGGAAACGGAGCCGTGCGAGGCGACGTCAGACGTGCTTGTTGTCCGCAGGCTTTAGCTAAACTTCCTGCAGGGACCCCGCAGCATAAGTGGAAAGTTTGCTTTATAGCTGCCATGCCTGAGGACAGTTGGTAAATTTGAGAGCGTGGTTTCTTCCTCTAATTTAAGGcctacgtaaaaaaaaaagtatatatatatatatatatatatatatatatatatatatatatatatatatatatatatatatagtggcgTTGCAGACAGCAGTTTAGTTCACTGACTTATCAAAACAAGGGTTCAAGTAGACTCAAAAGACGCGTCTTGtccctcatttaaaaaaaatgttatgaagCAGAAGTTTCTGAAATTAATGCACATTTCTATATCCGTCTTCCTCGAGCAGGTGCCCTTCTAACCTTGCCTGCACGTAAAGCGGTTTTTCGTGAATCATGCCGAGCTTTACCCTCCGCTTGTGTTTCCAGGGCTGGGGAGCAGGCTATGCTGAGATCATCAAGGAGAACAAGCTGTTTGAGCTCTACTACAAGGAGCAAGGCCTGGTCCCCGAGGGAGAGTTTGAGCAGTTCATGGAGGCCATGAGGGAGCCGCTGCCTGCAACCATCCGCATCACTGGATATAAGAGGTGAGCAGACCTTGGAGCTGGAAGCTTCCAAGGTCACGGCTGGGGTGGGTTGCAAGAGATGGTCGGTTTTATGCATCTTCCACTGGCAGGAGTGCAGAAGCAACAGATGGAGGATGTGAATAATATTTCTGCatcctttgttttctttcttggaGTGCATtaatagtgccttgcaaaattattcacacatTTTGTCTTAGAACTGTTATaatcacaaacttcaatttATATTAACTGGGCTTCATGTGCTAGACCAACGCATTACTGGGCATTATTGTGAACTGGAAGggaaataatgtatttatcatagtttttaaaaacagaaaaaaatgaaaggtttAGTGTGCGTTTAATAACTAATGAATGACCAACTCTCCCCACATTGCTCACCTAGAGACGGAGACTTTAGCCCCATGGTATTTTCAAAATAGATCAAGCTCGGTCCGAAAGTCATTTCTGGACAACGATCCAAAATTTTACCACATGATCTCATTCGGACGTAGGTCTAAGCCtgggggtctgcaacctttacagtctaaagagccattttgcctacagtccacttgcATTAAACTCactcagagccgcaaatgttgcctgggccttttgaaaaaaggtaAGTTATAATtattgataaagatctactgtgggaaatatgttgtcatcgttaaagaaacgcccttttatgtctattttgaggtttaaaaaaataggatggatgggatgttatttgtggataatgtaaaaaaaaaaagacagtttccAACGTAATCACTCCAGAGTCATAATGTgtcagagccacaggttgcagacccctggtctacgCTAACACAGACTGAATCACATGAGTTTaccttgctttgtttttttccctcttaccACGTTGAAGCCACGCTAAGGAGATCCTCCACTGTCTGAAGGACAAATACTTCAAGGATATTCAGGAGCTGGAAATCGACGGCCAGAAGATTGAAGCTCCACAGCCTCTCAGCTGGTGACTAGTTTTAAACGCGTGATTGATTCATGCCGGCGCACAGATTCAACGTGGTAGTAGATCCGCAGActgattcttcttcttcttcttcttcttcttcttcttcttcttctctgcaggTATCCCGACGAGCAGGCCTGGCACACCAACATGAGCAGGAAGATCATTAGGAAGTCTCCCCTGCTGGAGAAGTTTCATCAGTTCCTGGTCAGCGAGACCGAGTCTGTGAGTTTACTTGTTgtcgtttcttcttcttctgttaattaaaaaacatttaatcccGCCCCATATTTTCGTGTGAAGTTAAACCATCAGTTTGCTCGATGTTTGCCTTTGCAGGGCAACATCAGCAGACAGGAAGCTGTCAGCATGATCCCTCCTCTGCTCCTGAAGATTGAGTCTCATCACAAGGTAAAAGCACAGCTAATTTTAAATTgacaaaaagctttaaaaaaaatggctaaataCTGACTTGCTTCCCTGTTCAGATCCTAGACATGTGCGCAGCTCCGGGCTCAAAGACGGCTCAGCTGATCGAGATGCTTCACTCTGACATGGACGTGCCGTTTCCAGGTTAACGCTTTGTGCCCACCAAAGTTCAaatgcccctttttttttcccgcgCTGTTGTGATGGCCTGACGTTTACTCCCTCATACTCGCCGTCTAGAGGGCTTTGTGATCGCCAACGACGTGGACAACAAGCGCTGCTACCTGCTCGTGCACCAGGCCAAGCGGCTCAACAGTCCCTGCATTATGGTGGTGAACCACGACGCCTCCTGCATCCCCACGCTGCAGATGGACTCTGGCGGCAGGAAGGACATCCTGCTCTACGACAGAGTGCTGTGCGACGTTCCCTGCAGGTCAGCAGGCACAGACGCACTGAGTTCCCAATGGCAGGGGGGCACAATCAAGCAGGCTTTTGGGTTTGGTAGTGGTCTGAAGGTCATCGTTTTTTATCGCAGTTTCCCTCCGGTTGTGTTAGGGCTTATCTCATAATGGGGACTCTTACATCAGTCGATTTGTAATGGCATATCAGCTGTCTGATAACAACATCCTCCTCCTAAAATTTAGGGTAAGCAGTCAGGAGGTTGGTTATTGGTTtgctttaaaggtatatagctaCGTATTATGCgtataaaaaataccaaaatcgTTTGATCGtgataaaaaaaggtttgatacaccaagcctccaacTTGATGGTGTTTTGATTATTCTCTCTTGTGCGGGATTAACAAATCTAAACAGAAGTGAcaccatctagtggcagtatgGCAGAACTGTCATAATGCCGgcttgcttaattaataaatcatttgCAAATGATGCCTGACCCATCCTGACTCTCTGCGATTGCCTCACAATGAAGCGGCAGCTCGGAGTGATCTTAGACCAggcgttattaattaaataaaccgatctacaacaactttaagagcctcatatcagaacatttactcacgtcagtcaactctgcggtcatctgagcctcggcagcttTAGCGttcgcttcagtgaacaccaacgttcagactgtattcccagagacattccagtcttttccctcttggaatattttcttttttttcccactggcTATTGGACCATTCTtcttgtttcgctgggagatgctaatggctgttagccgcttccttgttttaacccctgctgtgcatgtgcatcacgtacttttgttaaaatcgtaaataaacaccaaaggctttgtttactaacaaactgagcaaaaccaaagcttaaaacaccaaaataacaactaatacgccagcaggacatgataatctttcacaaaaaactttgtatgtaaCCAGAGTAAGctgctgacataaaaaaaagtccaataaCATAGCTCTGCACCTTTAAGAGCAGGGTCTGCAGGTCAGAGTGGATGCTTTGCACTGACAGACGGCACAGAAAAACCGAAGGTAAAACCATGGTTAAAGGTTCTGCTCACAGATGACGCATGCAGCCACATCATTGGTCCGTCTCTGACTCCTCTAGAGCTGTACGCTGCAGCCGCGGCGCAGACTTCCATGTGTCCTCCGCCCTTCAGCTTTGAACGGTTTGCTTTGAGGCCAAGGTTACAGTTGTTAAATCCTGGGCCAAAACATTTCATTCCTGACGAGCGCTGATGGGCCATGGAGAGAAAGCTGccattttcttcctgtttttttccacaaatgcCAAACACCTCCTGCTTAGAGGAtctttttaggtgtttttgtgtTCTTCCAGTCAACTTCCACTCACGTGTTTTACAAAATCTCATTAGAAAGTCTTTCCTCCTGAAAAGAACAACGAGGTTTGGACTCCTAGCGCTGCATCATCATCCATATGCGGTAATGCTGTCCTTTTTTAGAGTGATGTGGCTTCAGAGGCTCTTTGTGTGtcagaaaagtgttttaaatgcCTTTTTCCGTTGGAAGCACTGGCAGAATCAGAATGAGGTGTGCTATtcaggaaaaataaatggatAATTTGCGTTGCTTTTGTCTGTGTTGATAAAGATGAGGCTGTTGTTTAGGCCTTGGGATTTTAAAACAGGCTTCCATCTTCAGCTGCACTGCAGCCCAAAGAAAACCGCAGTGGTTTGCAAAGCGCAGGCAGGAGGGTCCCGCCAAACTCAACAGGGACAGGAAGACCAGAGGAGGAAGGCAGAAATGGGGCAGCAGTCCGCTGAAAGCCAAGCTGCTACAAgctgaaatgttttctgaacGGATGGTAATCTGGGGGCGGATGGGTTGactggttctgctctgtgttctgcaGTGGAGACGGGACCATGAGGAAGAACATAGACGTGTGGAAGAAGTGGACGACCAGCAACAGCCTGCACCTCCACGGGTGAGTGAGAGGGAGACACTAACAGGACGCTTCTGGCTCGTCCAGCCCTCCATGGCTGACGTCCTGCCACTTTTAGCTGCGCCTCAACTCCAAACACGCCTGAGGTAGATGTCAGACCACATGCAGAGCTTGACAGCGCGCTAGTGAGGCGGGTTAGCCACTGGATTCAGGCGTGAAGAGCGAGAGACGCACCGAAGTGGCAGGACGGCAGCGCTTGAGGATTTGAGTTTCAGACTGCTGCTCTAGTACAttaagcgtgtgtgtgtgtgtgtgtgtgtgtgtgtgtgtgtgtgtgtgtgtacgtgtgtacTAGGCTGCAGCTGCGTATCGCAGTGCGTGGAGTTGAACAGCTGGCTGTAGGGGGGAGGATGGTGTACTCCACCTGTTCACTCAACCCTATAGAGGACGAAGCCGTCATAGCGGCGCTGCTGGAGAAGAGTGAAGGTAACTAAAACCTTGGCATATTTCTAGATTAAATAAACGTCTTCAAATTCTTCCTGCCCCTCAaacttttccttattttatcACATTCCAGTGGCAAATTTcagtatttattcatttattttccatttatgtGAAAGTAGCTCAGAACTGACCTCACCGTCCCAACGGTGGAACACGGtagtggcagaatcatgctgtgaGAGGCTTCTCTCCTAATCCTCAGAGTTAGTTAGGCCTCCTGGGTTTAATTCAAATCTAAGTTTAAATTCAGCTTTTCTCTTccgttagagaacattagtgaacaaacgaTGCAACTGTTTGCCATCCTTCCACATATATGGAGTTGACGGCTAACTGTGGTCGACAGAAAGGAATAATCTCGTTGGCAGCGAGGCTCAAATCATGTAGGAGTGGCGGTAAATGTGTGGAAGGAGGCCATCTGGTTCAGACCAGATGGCCTCCGAGCAAAATGTTATGAGTGGAGGAAGACAAACGCTGCACTAAGAGGCGATGTTTAAAGCGTTTAGTGAATATACCTAAAAGCTTGAATAGATGTGAAAGCTCTCCGATCCAGTAGTTTCTTAGAAACTGACTCTGTGTATCCTCAAAGTTCTCTACATTCGATGATTGCCCTAAAAATCGTCTCGTCCTCTCCAAACGGTGACAGGAGCTCTGGAGCTGGAAGACGCGTCCGCCGACCTGCCAGGACTGAAGTGGATGCCCGGGGTCACTTCCTGGAAGGtgctgcagagtttttttttttttttacgaaggCTTTTTCCAATTCAGCATCCAACCCTCAGGATCAAACCCTTTTTCTGTCCCCTAGCTGATGACCAAAGAAGGCCAGTGGTTCTCTGATTGGTCCGAGGTTCCGAGCAGCCGTCACACTCAGATCCGGCCCACCATGTTTCCGCCTAAAGACCCGGAGAAGTTGGCCAGCATGCACCTGGAGAGATGGTAACCAATTCACACATGACGAAGCACCGATGTACCGCTTAGTGGAACGTCCTGTGCGAggtctcagttatccgggtcgtcaccacagcaaacaggcttaaaggtatactatgcaaccggggttgattttccagaaaggctccccccagaggacgaaagtaaaagtgcactgtcataaagatgctcagctgttctggtttctccatcaagccaggcgcggttgttttgagcttagcagacaggcgaacgcaacgaaaagtggaaaaaacggcagtacaaacaatgactaacacagtgaaggtatgaacatcaagcttcccgcagcgctatcttggcgaggcggcggccgcattgccagttttattattattattattattttatttatttattttttttatgttggccgcggtagcgtctcgccaacataaaaaaaaaaaaaaaaaagatgatgatgatgatgataataaaaataataataataataataataataataaaaataataataataaaactcgatatgcttgcatgtttatttgacgttaacacgcggttctttgttgttgctttcgcgcgtgcatatagtgaatggcagggcaaaaacacatggagttctctccgtaaagtgagacttctgtgggtgcgggccgtgagctcttgcaattgcaagtgcggtatttcc from Fundulus heteroclitus isolate FHET01 unplaced genomic scaffold, MU-UCD_Fhet_4.1 scaffold_2.2, whole genome shotgun sequence includes these protein-coding regions:
- the nsun2 gene encoding RNA cytosine C(5)-methyltransferase NSUN2 produces the protein MGKRSRQRQKNQNAGRDDRDNAGWGAGYAEIIKENKLFELYYKEQGLVPEGEFEQFMEAMREPLPATIRITGYKSHAKEILHCLKDKYFKDIQELEIDGQKIEAPQPLSWYPDEQAWHTNMSRKIIRKSPLLEKFHQFLVSETESGNISRQEAVSMIPPLLLKIESHHKILDMCAAPGSKTAQLIEMLHSDMDVPFPEGFVIANDVDNKRCYLLVHQAKRLNSPCIMVVNHDASCIPTLQMDSGGRKDILLYDRVLCDVPCSGDGTMRKNIDVWKKWTTSNSLHLHGLQLRIAVRGVEQLAVGGRMVYSTCSLNPIEDEAVIAALLEKSEGALELEDASADLPGLKWMPGVTSWKLMTKEGQWFSDWSEVPSSRHTQIRPTMFPPKDPEKLASMHLERCMRILPHHQNTGGFFVAVLVKKAPMPWNKRYPKLRKSAAAQTGGAPAAPSPADAPRLLPEGSLEEEEMEEGGPGGKVDGEAEAADAPLAQEAAGKQEAVCGPPPSKKLRLFGYKEDPFVFLTEDDPVFTTIQSFYDLSPDFPKLNVLTRTHEGKKRHLYMVSKELRNVLLNNSERMKVINTGVKVWSRNSDGEEFGCAFRLAQEGIYTLQPYIRSRIIKVSMEDIKVLLTQENPFLSKLEADAHAQAKQLGMGSIVLKYIPNPNNPSEPQCPIQLCGWRGKTSIRAFVPRNERFHYLRMLGVEVFRDKQGQGQKKRDGAKEEKEGQAEEEAEEAAAGDEAERENGDENGSLEPKTESEKKESSS